One Fusarium oxysporum f. sp. lycopersici 4287 supercont2.96 genomic scaffold, whole genome shotgun sequence genomic window carries:
- a CDS encoding uncharacterized protein (At least one base has a quality score < 10), producing MEQENFTKARYAAMIWNAPLSETRAAELLDHLQLFDGCTVIDLGCGWGEILLRAVSRNREKITAVGIDTDAAHLERARALAENRGLNVDFNQQPASEYTGLASRAICIGSSHALGGSKAMFDRLSKIVPKGRVLVGDMIWNQPPTSAALELFGSEILTLAELVAASRESGWEVLNLGVADQREWDDFESKHRAGQRVLILESPESPFGQQLKEELAKRERDYLTVYRGLLGFAFLVLGR from the coding sequence ATGGAACAAGAAAACTTTACTAAGGCGCGATACGCCGCCATGATATGGAACGCACCACTGTCTGAAACCCGCGCAgcagagcttcttgaccacCTCCAGCTGTTTGACGGTTGCACTGTTATTGACTTGGGTTGTGGGTGGGGAGAGATCCTTCTCAGGGCAGTTTCGCGAAACAGAGAGAAAATCACTGCGGTCGGAATTGACACAGATGCCGCGCATCTTGAACGAGCTCGGGCACTAGCTGAGAATCGGGGGCTCAATGTGGATTTCAATCAGCAACCCGCCAGCGAGTATACTGGACTTGCAAGTAGAGCTATCTGCATAGGCTCGTCGCATGCGCTTGGGGGCAGTAAAGCGATGTTCGACCGCTTATCCAAAATTGTCCCAAAGGGCAGAGTTCTCGTTGGCGACATGATCTGGAATCAACCTCCAACCAGTGCAGCCCTGGAACTATTTGGTAGTGAAATTCTCACACTAGCTGAGTTAGTCGCTGCGAGTCGAGAAAGTGGATGGGAGGTTTTGAATCTGGGGGTAGCAGACCAGCGTGAGTGGGATGATTTTGAGTCAAAACATCGAGCAGGCCAGAGAGTCTTGATCCTTGAGAGTCCAGAGAGTCCTTTCGGGCAACAGCTTAAGGAGGAGTTGGCGAAACGAGAAAGGGATTACCTTACTGTTTACCGTGGCCTGTTAGGTTTTGCTTTCCTTGTTCTCGGTCGATAA